GATTAAATTATATagataaaacatacaaatatataaagtGAATAATATAATGGTCGTGTAGTGCTATTCTGATGcgaccttttatttattatgaacattaatgataataataacaatagtactaaataaataaatatcgctGTATTAAGGGCTGTAGGTAATTAGCAGAAGGCATAGGTCACTAAATGCAGACCATGCGTTTTCATCACATGCAATCCAGAAGAGATGGCATGCAATGTCTCAGCCAGTCAGGTGTCATCATTATGTGAATATGGTGGCTGCAGTAAACTGTGAAGAAAACAAAACGAGTTTATTTTTCATACTAGAAACCCGTGTGCGCACCAGTGCTGTAAGCAGCGAGGATGTCGGTGCCTTTCTCAAACACATCGCTGCGCGTTCCCCGGGGGTTTGGGAACGTCCTGCAGGGGCTTGCCAGGGAGGTCTTGAGGGAGCAGCCCAAAGACATCCCCGCATTCGCTGCTCAGTACTTCAGAGGACTGCtcctggagagagagagtaagCATGCACTCCTTCCTTcgtgtatttattgatttatgtattcatttattgacACTAgtattatttacaaaacacagtTGGTGGCTATGGGACTTTATTATACTTGCTAACATTTTGcctttgtgtgtttgtattgatttatttatttgatatggCCCAGTGGCTAATATTTAGTGTTTATGggggagtaaaataaaatattattttctagAAAGTGGCATAGATCCAGTGGAATGGGGTGCTGCAATTGAAGACAGGTTCTACAATAACCAAGCATTTAAGGTAAATGTTAATATCATTCAGACGTATGGATTTTAAAGGAAACCAGGTCGCCATTTACCAGCTAAATAATCAATTTCAATCTCTGTTTTATAGCTGTCTACCTATCTTGGGTATAATATAATCTACAAGTGTGTTAACTGAGTTTGGTTTGTCTCTCCATTgttgttactgtatttgtattgtaataattagCTAGCTTACCTATGCTGATACAGAAATATTTCAGATGGAGCTGATATTTTAAGACTTCGATAAGCGATTGGACACAGATGGAAAGCATGTAGAACACAGGATAGTACAattcacatatatttaaaaagtcaacCATTTGAGCTTTATTTACTGTGTGAATTTAAGAGAAAGCCTAGGTATGAAATCAAAGAGTATGGATAATATATTGTTACTATGCCAAGGTCACTAGATTTTAATGTTGAAGTCAACCATACAGTAAATCACCACTTTATCTACATCATCTTCATTATATTAATgttgcattctttttttgttttcctttaaagtCAGATTCACATTTGCTAAGTGGAGAGGTAAGTAAGAATCACAAAAAGTTTTAAGGAAGCAAGATGTACGTGCCATGAACTGCTAAATCACCCTGTGTATGGTGGCCATAGAAATCACTGTGGTTAATTTACTTCGAAATAACTATTCAAGATTTAAACCACTAGGTGGAGTACTATTGTCACAACCAGAACAGAGAATAATCATATATTGCAAAGTGTTATTATGGTGGCTGAAATCTTATGTGTGTTATTTAAAGTCCTAGCAAACCCCATGCTTAATAAAACTGAAGTGTAATTCCTGCCATGGAAGGGTTGCTCTTTGAGAGTTGCCGCTTGATCGTTAGCTATAGTATGCAAAAGCATATTCAATTGCAACAAGACTGGCATCAAATACTTTGTGTCGattctttctctggttttactattaaaGTTACCATTTGTAGAAAAACAACTGGGCCAGTCAGCCTTTGTTTcaaaccatttttcttttcacaaaggCAGGGGAACAAATGGATTTTGACAGCCCTGACAAAGAAGAAGCCATCATAAAGATCCAGGCTTCCTATAGAGGTTATGCAGTCCGGCAAACGTTGAAGAAATCGGCAACATCTGAAAATGAGTGAGTTGCATTTTCTACATGTCAGCCAGACAAGAGCAGACAGCCAAAGAACCATCACCACACTGCCATTGTAGGAAGGATTTGAGTGCAGAAGCAGGACAGGGACAGGcacagatttcatttttgtattgtaataagtccatgcaatatttataataaatgctTGTATTAGTTTGTAAGGTGAGACATATTATTTTAGTTGGATGCTAAGCATTTAGTCAGTGTGAGCAGCTTTTTGACAAGGAAAAATGTAGTTATAAAATTCAACAAATGATATAGGCAAACTATTTTCAGTATAATACTTTGAACACAAAATCAAACCAGAAATACTGTGTATGGTATTTGCTGTCTACATTTTTTATAGGACCACATGGAGACAAAGTATGTAttttcacagtacagtatattcattTTCGTTTGAAAACCCAAATGTGAGCCTATGTTCGACACGATGGCTTTTGGGcaaaataatttacatatttcaaaatatatattaaggtGTGTCTGAGTGTTGTTGCAACATTTGAGCACTAGATGGACTGATTTACCGTACATGCATGCTGTAGTTCATGAATTAAGGTCAGAACAGCGCAGATTTAGTGCATAGACATATTCAGAGACATCTCTTGGGGCAGCAGTATAGACAACGCAAAGTGAGATGCTGTGTACTGTggcacttttttgtgtgtgttaagcATATAAAAACTCCTTACcctataataaaacattttatgtataACACACAGTTTAACAGACAAGCCCATGAAGACCCATTCAGTTCTTTAGTTCTCTGAGATTCACAAGACCACAGTGGCATAAGGCATGATTAATTGCATCTTCAGTAGCAGAAagaggacagaaaaaaaaaataattaccctAATTCCAAACACCAGTAGCTGCTTCAGGACTGCGCCTTCAGTTCATTTAATTAATACTGGAGACAGGGAATGGGTGTatgattttgtatgtgtgtgtgtgggggagtatgCGTGTGTGGGAGGGCCATGGCAGCATGCAAACTTGCATTCGCTTAATAATAAAAGATCATCCTTGCGTAGTGCAGAGTATGTTTTTAAGCATCAGACTGAAGATATAAGTGGATtcatttaaaaacctttaattAATTTCAGTACCATCTTCATGCTTCACAacaattttaaatgtgtgttaacTTATTAACTGTCAAGAAGCGTGAAAGAACAGTCCAGTAAATACCCTGTGTTGTTTTATTCTTGATTTAtgctattaaaataaattgagttTGTCCTTCAAAATAGGGCTCCATTACTAAGGGGGGGgttgcatctgttttttttttttttttttttcttagcgcATCATCATAGAGTTTttagttaaaacatttttattataaattgcattttaaaatgcaaaaggaTTAGGGCAGTTGTGTCAATGACATTGCAGCTAAagcatttctagaaattatacataaaAACCATGAGGATAAACTGCAGTCATATACCCTCAGCATGTCATCTAAAGTTATCTATTTAAGAATGTAAGCCTGGTTCAGGTCCTTGAAAGCCAGGctgatttgttacattttttgtttgtttgtttgtttgtttgtgttgtttagaTCAGTATAGTTAGCACCTGCACCTTTGAACAATAATTTGCAAACTAAAGCATATGAAAATCTTTTCAGCTGGGAAACTATTatgctgctgtgctgtgaacCAGTGACAATTTAACTATTTTTGGTTAAAGATTTGAATCAGACCTGAAAACATGTCTGGTGACACAACCAACTTTGACATTATATTATTTAGGATGCCTCTTTGGAAACAACTAACTAATAATAGTGATAAACCTTTTTAAATGAGACACCACCATTGTTCCCAAGAGTAAAGGGCTGTCAAGGCTGTTCTGGTAGTGGCTGTGTAAATATGCTGTTGAAATAAACACAGTCAGTTCACATTTAGTAAGGGAGATTATGTTATAGTGCATGCATATCAGTATCCATCTACAGGAATATAGTGGAGGCACCTTTATGTAAGCATCATcttccaattgtgattaaacttagGATGCAACACAATCCACTCCATAGATACAGCTATATAAAACAATAGTCACTGTGCCATGTTGCTAGGAGTGACATTAAATCTCACAATGCAGTAACACCATTGCTGTGTAACCCTCAAGGGAAATATGTACCTTGTTGTTATCAATAATAAAGTTTAGGATAAtactaacaaacaaaataaaacatctagAATGCAATGGGTATTAGCAATATGTGGATTCCAGTATAAATGTATGACACAATACTGTGTAAATTCTTCAAATACTGTACCCCAAATGCTCTCATCATTACATTGATTTAGTTGAGGAAAATTGCATTTAATTCTATACAGTAGCACTGTTGTTAGAAAGATATATAGCAGTACATATGCAAATGTGTTATTTACGGGTGCGGCAAACTCAAACAATGAATGCCCCTGGTGTAATATTGAGTTAACATGGAAAGTACTGTTGCATTTGTGCTTAACAAATATTGTGACAAACAAGACTATACCTCATTATCTAACCAGATCACTTTGCATTCAACAACGCTAACAAACACAAGCAAATCCACTGATTGTTATGCCACCAAAATTCACTTGCAATTGTTTCTGCCTAAAACAGTTAAAGCACGGGCATTTTGAATGTGTAAAGATTTCTATGACCTGCTTTAGCAATGAGCTGGGATATTAGTCATAATCACGCAATGAATGCAACGATGCTCCCACAATACCCAGGAGGGTTGTAGATAAGGTCACCCTCCCAGCAGGGTTTGCACTTGGGTTTCATATTTCAGAGCTTCTGAAAAAACATAGAATCAAAGCTTTTTCCCAAATAGCAtcaattaaagataaaaaaatcATCTTTGTGTTGCtagaatttaatattttaattttaatttagtatttctctgcaaagtaaaatgttttaaaaataaaatgtagcaagaatccttaaaaaaaaatgttctcatcTTTATTCAGAGACACATCAAGTAAAGATAAGGAACCTGTTGACACTGAATTAATAGAAGCAGCTTGTGCAGCAACAACCAGCACTGCAAACCTCAACATCTGTGCAGAGGAACTGGATATCGGTCTGATGGGAGGTGGAGAAGCTGATGATCCAGCAAACAGAGATGTCTGTGCAACTGAACTGGGACAGGAGCCATCCCTTGATCTTTTATTCGCCGGCATTGCAGACAAGGACATTTGTGGTGAGGAGCTGCAGATTCATCCCGTTACCGAACCAGAAGGTTCAGCTCAAGAAACTTTGGAATCAGCAGCAAAAGAAGAGGCTGCAACTGGTGCAGGGGAAAGTGTGATTGAGGAAGGAGACCACGCAACTGAAGATCACAAGACCCCAAGGAAGGTTCAAACTGGTGACCAGCCTTCAGAAGAATCGATGGTCCAAGCAGAAGCTGATCCTGCTGCTACTGTGAATGAAGCTAAGGCAGAAGAAGACCAGGGGCAACAAGCTGAAACTGCCATGGAAGCTGAACCAGAGATAGAAGCTCAACCAGTGATGGAGGACCTGCAGGACGAAGTAAGTTCTGCAGCCCCTGTAGATGCAACTCAACCGATAGACCAGGCAGAGCAACACAGTGAAATAGAGGTTTGTGAGAATGAAACAACAGAGACACAGCTCAAGACAGAGGCAGAAGCCACTATTGATGCCAAAGCTCAGAATGGAAGTGCAGAAAAGGAGGAAGAAAAAGAATTAGTGAAAGATACTGAGGAGGAAGCTGGAGATCAGGATGTGAAGCAGGAAAAAGAGGATCCAGATGGAGGAGATACGGTGAGAGCAAGCCTTGAGACTGAAGAGGCTGATGGAAAAGACCAGGCCCCAGCTGAGGAAACAGAAGACCAGTCAGATTATAAGGCTGAGACTGAGGAGGAAATAAGAGAAGCAGAAAGCGAGAACACTGAAAAAGACCTTCAGGAGGAACAAACTGAGGTCCCAGTTGAGGAGACCGAAATCCGGTCAGAAGATAAAGCTGAGGAACCTGTAGAACAAACTGAGGTCCCAGGTGAGGAGACTGAAATCCGGTCAGAAGATACATCTGAGGAACCTGTAGAAGAAGCTCTGGCAGAAAGGTTGGAAGGTGAAGCAGACGAAAGCAAGAACGAAGGCAAAGAACTAcatgaggaagatgaggaagaaaCAGAGGGCCCAGCTGAGCAAACAGAAGTAGCCCAGTCTGAAGATAAGGCTGGGAATGAGGGAGCTGTAGACAAAGCTGAGGAAGTAGGACATGAACGAGAGGCAGAAGAAAAGGAGAATACTGAAGCTGACATTGACAATACGGTAGAGTAAATTATTGTGTTTCTATTCCTGGATGTGATTGTTAGCATGAGAGAATCAAATGAAAACTGTCATCTAAATATTGCAGCGTGCAGAAGTGAAGCCATCTCCTTCCCTTGCTCTGTTTGTAATTGTTTGAACAAATGCCCGTGACTTTATTTAAAGGTGCAGTGTCCCTAGGTGACATAGTTCTATTCCCAGTGgacatttatatttaacaaataagcATGTAGTGTACAAATAGGTCATGCAAAGTATGGAGCGGTACTTTCCCTTTGAagtgtttcccatagtaaaagcatagcatagcccagagagttatggtaaagcaagCCTAAAACTATGTTAAATGTATAGTAACTATTGGAAAAGCTtgggaaaactgcaacattactaTGCAAATGTACACTTGTAGCTGGGTTACCAAGTGGGATAAAATCACTAGCTGATCATGTCATGTGCAATTGGTTGCatctaaataaat
Above is a genomic segment from Polyodon spathula isolate WHYD16114869_AA chromosome 36, ASM1765450v1, whole genome shotgun sequence containing:
- the spa17 gene encoding sperm surface protein Sp17, yielding MSVPFSNTSLRVPRGFGNVLQGLAREVLREQPKDIPAFAAQYFRGLLLEREKSGIDPVEWGAAIEDRFYNNQAFKSDSHLLSGEAGEQMDFDSPDKEEAIIKIQASYRGYAVRQTLKKSATSENEDTSSKDKEPVDTELIEAACAATTSTANLNICAEELDIGLMGGGEADDPANRDVCATELGQEPSLDLLFAGIADKDICGEELQIHPVTEPEGSAQETLESAAKEEAATGAGESVIEEGDHATEDHKTPRKVQTGDQPSEESMVQAEADPAATVNEAKAEEDQGQQAETAMEAEPEIEAQPVMEDLQDEVSSAAPVDATQPIDQAEQHSEIEVCENETTETQLKTEAEATIDAKAQNGSAEKEEEKELVKDTEEEAGDQDVKQEKEDPDGGDTVRASLETEEADGKDQAPAEETEDQSDYKAETEEEIREAESENTEKDLQEEQTEVPVEETEIRSEDKAEEPVEQTEVPGEETEIRSEDTSEEPVEEALAERLEGEADESKNEGKELHEEDEEETEGPAEQTEVAQSEDKAGNEGAVDKAEEVGHEREAEEKENTEADIDNTPPLWVSSECAEGIQGHIVPTDTITCPHDEND